One region of Eupeodes corollae chromosome 1, idEupCoro1.1, whole genome shotgun sequence genomic DNA includes:
- the LOC129943877 gene encoding uncharacterized protein LOC129943877, with translation MRIVWDAAATVEGVSLNSFLLKGPDQLTSLVSVMFKFREEKIAIYGDIMEMFHQIRIRKEDQSCQRFLWSRSSEESPVVYAMTVMTFGASCSPCCAQYTKNINADYFVEKFPRAVQSIQQNHYVYDLMDSVATEEEAINIAKQIRYIHQQGGFYIRNWISNSPVVLQALQSELTESKNLNFDVELTTEKVLGMWWSTSNDSFTYKLTKNAQQREVLFDGRRPTKREVLKILMTIFDPLGLLAHFLMFVKILLQDIWRSKIDWDTAIQDPEFEKWLKWVHLLPAVENLNIPRCYMSNATKDTGERQLHIFVDASENGFAAVAYVRSSYGNHVECALIGAKTRVAPLKNVSIPRLELQAAILGARFAKSVIDSHTLNFSQRVFWSDSRNVLSWLRSDHRRYRQYVACRVSKILDLTDVKEWRWVPTKVNVADEATIWKSVPEFSSKSRWFNGPEFLKLSSDNWPKEVCSEDTTVEELKTQYMNVHVHVKSQENILQAETFSCWNRLLRSTAYIIRYMNNLKIKKEEKCKRTSGILKREELKKAWYVLMREAQHITYQEELADLISKRLLEKSSPIYNLCPYLDDHNIIRAKGRIDLSIESNDDFKRPIILPRDHQITYLIMMDMHYRFHHQNHETAINEIRQTYQIPQLRTAFHSMRKKCQDCKNQNAKPREPMMAQLPKARLSPFTRPFSFTGIDYFGPINISILRRSEKRWGVLLTCLTTRAVHIEIAHSLSAYSCILALRNFMARRGAPIEIFSDNGTNFQGAERELREALNDVDKLKLMEAFTSPRTKWSFNPISSPHMEGCWERLVRSIKTVLYKIMPMRNPTDELLRSMMLEVENIVNSRPLTYIPIDSENEEALTPNHFLLGSSNGMKPLVVFGDDVKVVRKNWQTSQQYADHFWKRWVSEYLPTITRRSKWFAPVDPIKEGDIVLIVDQNSPRNCWLKGRVIQTKVAKDGQVRSATVFTRSGIYIRPSVKLAVLDVTTSAGKINKSGHTKGESKILCYQQQELVAWLTERNIQFAADAKVAQLRELYEENCEENYSEDHFIEAENFERPGKTINSDLSQQIQESVPGNEVEIYKEIQMIAKKLKLIELHRELARHEEHFASSSSPLYQPS, from the exons ATGAGAATTGTCTGGGACGCAGCGGCTACCGTCGAGGGTGTTTCACTAAACTCCTTTCTTCTTAAAGGTCCAGATCAATTGACATCACTAGTATCCGTAATGTTCAAGTTCCGAGAAGAGAAAATAGCCATCTATGGAGACATAATGGAAATGTTCCACCAAATCCGCATAAGAAAAGAGGACCAATCCTGTCAAAGATTCCTGTGGAGTCGCAGCTCTGAAGAATCGCCCGTTGTCTACGCTATGACTGTTATGACTTTCGGTGCTAGCTGTTCTCCGTGCTGTGCTCAATataccaagaatataaatgcCGACTACTTCGTTGAAAAATTCCCTCGTGCAGTACAATCAATCCAACAGAATCATTACGTCTATGATCTCATGGATAGTGTAGCGACAGAAGAAGAAGCTATCAACATAGCAAAGCAAATTCGATACATTCATCAGCAAGGAGGTTTCTACATCAGAAATTGGATTTCAAATTCACCTGTGGTACTTCAAGCCTTACAATCTGAGCTTACTGaaagtaaaaacttaaattttgatgtTGAGCTAACCACCGAAAAGGTTTTGGGTATGTGGTGGTCCACCTCAAATGACAGCTTCACCtacaaactaacaaaaaatgcACAACAAAGAGAAGTTCTCTTCGATGGCCGAAGACCCACAAAGCGAGAAGTCTTGAAGATCTTAATGACTATTTTTGATCCGTTGGGTCTCTTGGCACATTTTCTTATGTTTGTCAAAATCTTATTGCAGGACATATGGCGCTCGAAAATAGATTGGGATACAGCAATACAAGATCCTGAGTTTGAAAAGTGGCTAAAATGGGTACATCTCTTGCCCGCTGTTGAAAACCTTAACATACCTAGATGTTATATGTCGAATGCGACTAAAGACACAGGAGAACGGCAGCTTCACATCTTCGTCGATGCCAGCGAAAATGGTTTTGCGGCCGTGGCATATGTGAGGAGCTCATATGGCAATCACGTGGAATGTGCACTAATAGGTGCTAAGACAAGAGTTGCACcccttaaaaatgtatctatccCTCGACTTGAGCTTCAAGCTGCTATTCTAGGTGCCCGGTTTGCAAAATCGGTGATTGACTCGCATACACTCAACTTTTCTCAACGCGTATTCTGGTCCGACTCCAGAAATGTTCTAAGTTGGCTTCGCTCAGATCATCGGCGTTACAGGCAATATGTTGCCTGTCGAGTCAGCAAAATCTTAGATCTTACCGATGTGAAGGAGTGGCGTTGGGTTCCAACAAAAGTCAACGTTGCGGACGAAGCAACTATATGGAAGAGTGTTCCTGAATTCTCATCAAAGAGCAGGTGGTTCAACGGGCCTGAGTTTCTCAAACTTTCTTCTGATAATTGGCCAAAGGAAGTCTGCTCCGAAGACACAACCGTGGAAGAGTTGAAGACTCAGTATATGAATGTTCACGTCCACGTAAAATCTCAAGAGAATATTTTGCAAGCAGAGACTTTCTCATGCTGGAACCGACTACTGCGAAGTACAGCCTACATTATCCGATATATGAAcaacctaaaaattaaaaaagaagaaaaatgtaaacGAACTTCTGGAATCTTAAAAAgagaagaattgaaaaaagcatGGTATGTGCTGATGAGAGAAGCTCAACATATTACTTACCAAGAAGAGCTAGCAGATCTGATCTCCAAGCGACTTTTAGAAAAAAGCAGCCCTATCTATAATTTGTGTCCATATCTTGACGATCATAACATCATTCGAGCGAAAGGTAGAATTGACCTCTCTATAGAATCGAACGATGACTTCAAGAGACCAATCATACTTCCAAGAGACCATCAAATAACTTACCTTATTATGATGGACATGCATTACAGATTCCATCATCAAAATCATGAGACAGCTATCAATGAAATTCGTCAAACGTATCAAATCCCACAGTTAAGAACCGCATTTCATTCTATGAGGAAGAAGTGCCAAGACTGTAAAAACCAGAATGCAAAACCTCGTGAACCAATGATGGCCCAGTTACCCAAGGCGCGATTGTCACCGTTTACTAGACCCTTTTCATTCACTGGAATCGACTACTTTGGTCCAATAAACATATCTATTCTCAGAAGGAGTGAAAAAAGGTGGGGAGTTCTTTTGACTTGTCTCACCACCAGAGCCGTCCACATCGAGATCGCACACAGCCTGTCTGCATATTCGTGCATACTCGCCCTTCGAAACTTTATGGCTCGTCGAGGAGCTCCCATCGAAATATTTAGTGACAATGGTACTAACTTCCAGGGTGCGGAACGAGAGCTGCGAGAAGCACTTAATGACGTCGATAAACTTAAATTGATGGAAGCGTTCACCTCTCCTAGAACGAAATGGAGTTTCAATCCAATAAGTTCTCCGCACATGGAAGGGTGCTGGGAGCGACTGGTTCGGTCAATAAAAACAGTTCTCTACAAAATTATGCCAATGCGAAATCCTACCGATGAGTTATTGAGAAGCATGATGTTGGAGGTTGAGAATATTGTTAATTCTCGCCCGCTTACATATATTCCGATCGACAGCGAAAATGAAGAAGCACTCACCCCAAACCACTTCCTACTGGGGTCATCAAATGGGATGAAGCCTTTAGTAGTATTCGGCGATGATGTTAAAGTAGTGAGAAAAAATTGGCAAACATCACAGCAGTACGCGGATCACTTCTGGAAGCGATGGGTAAGTGAATATCTCCCTACCATAACACGTCGCTCCAAATGGTTTGCACCAGTCGACCCTATAAAAGAAGGTGATATAGTCCTTATTGTGGACCAGAATAGCCCCAGAAATTGTTGGCTGAAAGGTCGTGTCATTCAAACCAAAGTTGCAAAAGACGGGCAAGTCCGAAGTGCAACTGTTTTCACACGCTCTGGAATTTACATCAGACCTTCAGTTAAGCTGGCTGTGCTGGACGTTACCACCTCAGCAGGGAAGATAAATAAGTCTGGACATACCAAGGGGGAGT ccAAGATATTATGTTATCAACAGCAAGAATTGGTAGCTTGGTTAACCGAGCGAAACATACAATTTGCAGCAGATGCAAAAGTTGCTCAACTACGTGAGCTTTATGaagaaaattgtgaagaaaattaTTCCGAAGACCATTTCATCGAAGCAGAAAATTTTGAACGTCCTGGTAAGACAATAAATTCTGATTTGTCTCAACAGATTCAAGAATCCGTTCCTGGAAATGAAGttgaaatttataaagaaattcaGATGATTGCAAAGAAACTTAAGCTTATTGAATTGCATCGTGAACTAGCTCGGCACGAAGAACATTTTGCAAGTTCTTCGTCGCCTTTGTATCAACCTTCGTAA